The Buchnera aphidicola str. APS (Acyrthosiphon pisum) genome has a segment encoding these proteins:
- the argB gene encoding acetylglutamate kinase translates to MNPLVIKLGGVLLESDDAMKRLFEALVDYQKFYKRHVSVIHGGGRLIDNLMNKLSLPVKKKNGLRITPSEHINIITGALAGTANKTLLAWALKYNINAIGLCLADGGSVDVERLDENLGHVGKAIPGSPLFLKKLFKEGTIPIISSIGITKDGLLMNVNADLAATALATTLQANLILLSDISSILDGKGQRITEIDSIQAEKLIMQGIITNGMIVKVRAALEAARVLRRPVDIASWQNTEKLKLLFNGVNIGTRVYV, encoded by the coding sequence ATGAATCCTTTAGTTATTAAATTAGGCGGAGTACTTTTAGAAAGTGACGATGCTATGAAGCGTTTATTTGAAGCTTTAGTTGATTATCAGAAATTTTATAAGCGTCATGTGTCAGTGATTCATGGGGGAGGTCGTTTAATTGACAATTTAATGAATAAACTGTCTTTACCAGTTAAAAAGAAAAATGGCTTACGTATTACTCCGTCTGAACATATCAATATTATTACAGGAGCTTTAGCTGGAACTGCTAACAAAACTTTACTTGCGTGGGCATTAAAATATAATATTAATGCTATTGGATTATGTTTAGCAGATGGAGGAAGTGTTGATGTAGAAAGATTAGATGAAAATTTAGGTCATGTAGGTAAAGCGATACCGGGATCACCATTATTTTTAAAAAAACTCTTTAAAGAAGGTACTATTCCAATTATTAGTTCTATAGGAATTACTAAAGATGGTTTATTAATGAATGTAAATGCTGATTTAGCAGCAACAGCTTTAGCAACCACTTTACAAGCTAATTTAATTTTATTATCTGATATAAGTTCGATATTAGACGGCAAGGGACAAAGAATCACAGAAATTGATAGCATTCAAGCTGAAAAATTGATTATGCAAGGAATTATTACTAATGGTATGATTGTTAAAGTACGTGCTGCTTTAGAAGCTGCTCGAGTTTTACGTCGTCCTGTAGATATAGCAAGTTGGCAAAATACAGAAAAATTAAAATTATTATTTAATGGTGTGAATATTGGCACTCGAGTTTATGTATGA
- the argE gene encoding acetylornithine deacetylase: protein MIRKIPSFIEVYKSLIQIPTISSNNKLLDQSNKNFIDLLSNYFSDLNFSVKNYQIPHTDKYNMLACVGSGNGGLLLSGHSDTVDFDEKKWTKDPFKLTETNNKFYGLGAVDMKGFFALILEVISSINIKKINKPIYILATANEETDMSGARNFIQSTIIKPDCIIIGEPTSLKLINAHKGHMSYSIKVIGDTGHSSNPDHGVNSIEIMHDVIRSLLILKKYFKEEYQHPNFSIPYPTMNLSSIHGGSAINRICPLCILNFEIRPIPGLTLTQIEIVIKEKLETIMKKWSHRIFIKKLFSSVPAYECPHNSGTIKIVEKLCQLNSAAVNYCTEAPFLQRIAPTLILGPGSIEQAHQPDEYLEHYFIQPTKNIITKLINKFCY, encoded by the coding sequence ATGATAAGAAAAATACCTTCTTTTATTGAAGTTTATAAGTCACTAATTCAAATTCCTACAATTAGCAGTAATAACAAACTACTTGATCAAAGTAATAAAAATTTCATTGATCTACTGTCTAACTACTTTTCTGATTTAAATTTTTCAGTAAAAAATTATCAAATTCCACATACTGATAAGTATAACATGTTAGCTTGTGTTGGTTCAGGAAATGGCGGTCTTTTATTGTCTGGACATTCAGATACGGTAGATTTTGATGAAAAAAAATGGACAAAAGATCCTTTCAAATTAACTGAAACTAACAATAAATTTTATGGATTAGGAGCCGTAGATATGAAAGGGTTTTTTGCTCTTATATTAGAAGTAATATCTTCTATAAATATAAAAAAAATAAATAAACCAATTTATATTCTTGCTACTGCTAACGAAGAAACAGATATGTCTGGAGCTAGAAATTTTATACAATCGACTATTATTAAACCAGATTGCATAATAATTGGAGAACCAACATCTTTAAAGCTAATCAATGCACATAAAGGTCACATGTCTTATTCAATTAAAGTCATTGGAGATACGGGACACTCTAGTAATCCTGATCATGGTGTGAATAGTATTGAAATTATGCATGATGTTATTCGTTCTTTATTGATTTTGAAAAAGTATTTTAAAGAAGAATACCAGCATCCAAACTTTTCTATTCCATATCCAACCATGAATTTATCTTCTATACACGGAGGTAGTGCAATTAATCGAATTTGTCCTTTATGTATATTAAATTTTGAAATAAGACCCATACCTGGACTCACTTTAACACAAATTGAAATTGTAATTAAAGAAAAATTAGAAACAATCATGAAAAAATGGTCTCATCGTATCTTTATTAAAAAACTTTTTTCTTCTGTTCCTGCTTATGAATGTCCGCATAATAGCGGAACTATTAAAATAGTCGAAAAATTATGTCAACTCAATAGTGCAGCAGTAAATTACTGTACAGAAGCACCTTTTCTTCAAAGAATTGCACCTACTTTAATATTAGGACCAGGTTCTATTGAACAAGCACATCAGCCAGATGAATATTTAGAACATTATTTTATTCAACCCACAAAAAACATTATTACTAAATTAATAAATAAATTTTGTTATTAA
- the argC gene encoding N-acetyl-gamma-glutamyl-phosphate reductase, producing MLNVVIVGASGYAGAELVNYMHRHRFANIKKIFVSKNSLNIDKLFSDVHQQFKNIVDLRFDTIRNCTLIKKNIDAVFLATDHRVSHSLVPFFLSSNCIVFDLSASYRMNNKKVYLDYYGFVHEYEELLKNSVYGLAEWEQEKIKKANLIALPGCYATCIQLALKPLIKENVLCDKNIPIINAISGVSGAGRKASLNNSFCEVSLQPYNIFTHRHTPEIIEKLGVPVIFIPHLGPFSRGIIATITCKLKPNVKSIDIHNIFNKFYKNKPLIRIYKKYLPSIKSVEKQPFCDIGFVIKDDYIVIVAAEDNLLKGAAAQAVQCFNVRFGFSETESII from the coding sequence ATGTTAAATGTAGTAATTGTTGGTGCTAGTGGATATGCTGGCGCAGAATTGGTTAACTATATGCACCGTCATAGGTTTGCTAATATAAAAAAAATATTTGTATCAAAAAATAGTTTAAATATAGATAAATTGTTTTCGGATGTTCATCAACAATTTAAAAATATTGTGGATCTCAGATTTGATACAATACGTAATTGTACTTTAATTAAAAAAAATATTGATGCTGTTTTTTTAGCTACAGATCATCGTGTTAGTCATTCTCTTGTTCCTTTTTTTTTATCGTCTAATTGTATTGTTTTTGATTTGTCTGCTTCTTACAGAATGAACAATAAAAAAGTGTATTTGGATTATTATGGCTTTGTTCATGAATATGAAGAACTTTTAAAAAATTCAGTTTATGGATTAGCAGAATGGGAACAAGAAAAAATTAAAAAAGCAAATCTGATTGCATTACCTGGGTGTTATGCAACTTGCATTCAATTAGCGCTCAAACCTCTTATAAAAGAAAATGTTCTTTGCGATAAAAATATACCAATTATTAACGCTATTAGTGGTGTTAGTGGTGCCGGTAGAAAAGCTTCTTTAAATAATAGTTTTTGCGAAGTAAGTTTACAACCATATAATATTTTCACTCATCGTCATACGCCTGAAATTATAGAAAAATTAGGTGTTCCAGTAATTTTTATCCCACATTTAGGCCCTTTTTCTCGAGGTATAATTGCAACTATTACATGCAAATTAAAACCTAATGTTAAATCAATTGATATACACAATATTTTCAATAAATTCTATAAAAATAAACCGTTAATTCGTATATATAAAAAATATTTACCTAGTATTAAATCAGTTGAAAAACAACCATTTTGTGATATTGGATTTGTAATTAAGGACGACTATATAGTAATTGTGGCAGCAGAAGATAATTTGTTAAAGGGTGCTGCTGCTCAAGCAGTACAATGTTTTAATGTTCGTTTTGGTTTTTCTGAAACGGAATCAATTATTTAA